The following are encoded together in the Bos javanicus breed banteng chromosome X, ARS-OSU_banteng_1.0, whole genome shotgun sequence genome:
- the LOC133242059 gene encoding ARL14 effector protein-like, which translates to MSEQAEKSSSVRERPARQSSPEKPSEKELKQKKRLDRQLKRLSFQNPGPQVANFNPEIRQQIKKGQMAKKNEFVSVKREGNKYDKKGRLTFNEADLCDCLDEDCLGCFYPCPKCKSTKCGPTCRCNRRWAYDTIVNENGEVISKMPFDLSE; encoded by the coding sequence ATGAGTGAACAAGCAGAAAAGAGCAGTTCCGTGCGAGAGAGACCTGCACGTCAAAGTTCTCCTGAGAAACCAAGTGAGAAGGAACTGAAGCAAAAGAAACGGTTGGATCGGCAGTTAAAACGGTTGTCATTTCAAAATCCCGGGCCTCAGGTAGCCAACTTTAATCCTGAAATAAGGCAGCAGATAAAGAAAGGGCAAATGGCAAAGAAGAATGAGTTTGTTTCTGTAAAACGCGAAGGCAACAAGTATGACAAAAAGGGCAGGCTCACCTTCAATGAGGCTGACCTGTGTGACTGCCTTGATGAAGACTGCCTGGGTTGCTTCTACCCGTGCCCCAAGTGTAAGTCCACCAAGTGCGGGCCCACTTGCCGCTGCAACCGCCGCTGGGCCTATGACACCATAGTCAATGAGAATGGGGAGGTCATCAGCAAGATGCCATTCGACCTCTCCGAATAG